Genomic window (Streptosporangium brasiliense):
CGGGTCGACCTCGACGCCGACCCGCTGCAGCAGCTCCCGTGCCTGCTCGTGCATCCGCTTGGTGTCGACGAAGCCGAAGCGGCGGGGCGGGCGCCCGAGGGCGAGGTTCTCCCCGACGGTGAGCTGGGGGACCAGGTTGAACTCCTGGTAGATGGTGGCGATGCCGAGCCGCTGCGCGTCGCCCGCGGTGCGGATCTCGACCGGCTCCCCGTCGACGAGGATCCGCCCTCCGTCGGGGTGGTAGGCCCCGGAGAGCATCTTGATCAGCGTGCTCTTGCCCGCGCCGTTCTCCCCGAGCAGGACGTGGACCTCGCCCGAGCGGAGGCTGAAGTCGACCCCGTCCAGCGCGACCACACCCGGGAACCCCTTGCGCAGACCTTCGACCCGGAGGATCTCGTCGTTCACGAGACGTTCCTTCCTTCCCCACATGATTGGCGGACCACCAGGACGGCGGGCAGGGCCACCGACTCGGCCGGCCGCCCGCCGAGACGGTCGAGGATCACCCGCACGCCCCGCTTCCCGAGTTCGGCGGCGGGCTGGCTGATCGCGGTCACCGGAGGGGTGACGTGCGGGAACCACGAGACGTCGTCGAACGACGCCAGCGCCACGTCCTCGGGGATGCGCAGGCCGCGCGCCCGTATCTCGTCCAGCGCGCCCAGGGTCATCAGGTTGTCGCCCGCGAAGATCACCTCGGGCGGCTCGGGGAGGTCGAGCAGCCTGGCGGTGAGCGCGCGGCCGCTGCCCGAGCGGAAGTCCCCCGCCTCGATGTATTCCGGGCGGATCTCCAGGCCGTGCTCGGCCATCGCCACCAGGAAGGCGTCCGTCCGTTCCCGGCCGGTGGACAGCCTGGCGGGGCCGGAGATGAAGCCGATCCGCCGGTGCCCGAGCTCGCGCAGGTGGGCGACCAGCGCCCTGATCGCGTCGGTCCCGTCGACCCGGACCGACGGCACGTGCACGCCGGGAAGCGTGCGGTCCAGGAAGACCAGCGGCCCTCCGGACCGCGCGATCTCCTGCACCAGCGGCGTGACCTCGGCGGTGGGGCAGATCAGCAGGCCGTCGACCCGCTGCTCCAGGAGCGTGCGCACGTAGTGGTCCTGCTCCTCGGCGCGCTCGTCGGCGTTGCCGATGATCACGGTGTAGCCGGCCGCCCGCGCCGCGTCCTCGACCGCCCTGGCCAGCTCGGCGAAGAACGGGTTGACGATGTCGCCGATGATCAGGCCGAGGGTCTTGGTCGCCTCGGTGCGCAGCGAGCGCGCCACCGCGTTGGGGACGTAGTTGAGCTCCCTCATGGCGGCGTAGACCCGGGTCCGGGTCTCCTCCGTCACCGACGGGTTGTCGTTCAGAACCCGGGAGACCGTGGCGACGGAGACGCCCGCATGCGCGGCCACATCCTTGATACGTGCCATCAGCCCTCCATGTAATCGATTACATCAGAGTATGTAATCGATTACATGGATGTAAACCGGAGAATCTGTGACCTGCGTCACACGTCGTCGGTCGCGTCCGGCACGGCCCGCGGGCCGGCCGGCGGACGGGCCCCGGCGTCCGGCGCCCTCCGCCGCGACCGCGACCGGGAGAGATCACGCCGGGCCGAGGCCGTCGGCCTCCTTCATGTACGCGCTGTAGATCAGATGGTCGTCCGCAGAGAATTGTTTTACATCGAAGTACAGGAATCCGAAATCCTGGTGGACGACGTTTCTTCTGTTGTACAACTCGTTGTTGTGGGTGGACCAGCATCCGATGTTCTCCTTGTTGCTCGGATTCAGGATCTGAAACTGGTCGCCGTCGAAGGCCCCACTCCGCTTCCATTGAGTCGCGTTCATCGTGTCGTAGATGTCATACAGTTTGCAGGCGCCCGTCACGGGCCTCCAGTTGAAAAAGCGGGTGGACGGCCCCACCGTCGCGGTCATCACAAGGCCGCCGGTGGAGGACTGCCAGAAGTTCCAGCGCAGCGCTTCAGCGGTCGTGGGAGCCGCCGCGTAGAGCCACGTGCCACTGCTGTCCACCGACACGTACTGATTGAAGCCTATGTTGTAGAGATATCCGACAAAAGTCGCCCCGGTGGAGTAGGTCTCCCAGGTCAGCCACTTGCTCGCGAGGGTCGGGTGGAGGCCGGCCAGTTCCCGCTCAAGGTCTGTCGCCTCCTCCTGCGGCCTGTCCTCGGACTTCCGGATCTCCTGCACCCGTGTCAGCGCTTCGGTCCGGCGCTGCATCAGCTCTTCCATGGTCAATCCTTTGGACGGTCTGCCGCTTACGGGAAATTCCGGGGGTGACCTGACCTTCGCTGGTGATACCCGGGGCACACAATCACATAACCCCACGACCAGGTAATCTGCGCCTACTGATCAGGGACCGTGATGGCTGTGGAGGCATTCGCGCCGGGCGCGGGGGATATTGGCGTGGCCTGCTTTTCACAGGGCGCCGACGGCCGGGTTCCGGAAGGCCGCCGTGGCGCGGGGCGGGGTGCCGGTGCGGGCCCGGCGGCGGCTCTCGCCGAAAAGGCGGTTCTCGCCGAAAAGGAGCGCCGTTTCATGTTCGCGGGCCGGCCGCGGCCGGCCCGTCCCGTCACGGGTAAGGTGCTGACTGTGTCCGATGTCGTAACCGGCGAGGCCGTTGTCGTCGAGGTCCGGACCGCCCAGATTCCGAGCAGGGCCGCGGCGCTGCTCATCGACATGGCGGTCCAGCTCGTAACGCTGTTCGGCGCGTCCTTCGTGGTCGGCGCGCTGGTCTTCACCGCCGACGAGGCGCTGGTGACGATGATCTACATCGCGCTCACCGTGCTCGTGCTCGTCGGCTATCCGGTGATCTTCGAGACGCTCTCGCGCGGCCGCAGCCTCGGCAAGCTCGCCCTCGGGCTCCGGGTGGTCAGCGACGACGGCAGCCCCGAGCGGTTCCGGCAGGCCCTGTTCCGGGGCCTGGCCGGAGTGCTGGAGTTCTGGACGCTCAGTGGCGCGCCCGCGCTGATCAGCTCGCTGATCTCGGAGAAGGGCAAGCGGCTCGGCGACATCTTCGCGGGCACCATCGTGATCTCCGAGCGCGGCCCCCGGCAGTACGGCCCGCTGCTGGAGATGCCGCCGCAGCTCGCCGCGTGGGCGGCGACGCTGGAGCTGTCGCGGCTGCCCGAGGGGGTCGCCGCCACCGCCAGGCAGTACCTCCTGCGCTGGCACGACCTGTCCCCGGTGGTCCAGCACGAGATGGGCGCGCGCATCACCGCCGAGATGTCGGCCTTCGTCTCGCCGCCCCCGCCACCGGGCGTGCCGCCGTTCGCCTACCTGACCGCGGTCCTGGCCGAGCGCCGCCGCCGTGACCAGATACGGCTGGCCCGCCAGGCGGACGCCCGGCGGCATCCCGCCCAGCAGCCGTCCCAGGCCCAGGGGCAGGGGCCCCACCCCTACCAGCCGCAGCCCGGCCCGCAGGCGCCAGGGCCGCACCGGCCCCACTGGCAGACGCCCGCGCCCCAGCCCTACCAGCAGGCTCCCCATCAGCCGCAGCCCCAGCGGGCACCCGGCCCCATGGCGCCGCCCGCGCACCGGTCTCCCGGCCCCACCCCCGGCGGCTTCGTCCCGCCCGCCTGAGCCCGGGGCGCACGCCGTACGGACGTGGGAAGGGGCGGCGGGAGGCTCCCGCCGCCCCTTCCGCCGGCGATCAGCGGCCGCCGGTGATCAGTGGCCGTGTGCCACCGGTGATCAGTGGCCGTGTCCCTGCCGGTAGGAGGCCTGGGTCTGCACGTTCAGCCGGTCCAGGCGGACGCTCCTGGCCGGGTCCGTGCGCCGGTCGCTGATCTTGAGGACGTCGAGTCCGTGGTGGAAGTCGCTGCCGTAGATGTAGCCGTTGTAGTAGTAGGCCGACCAGATGCCGCCCCCGCCGCCGTTCGGCTCGGGACCGCGCTCGAAGAAGCCGATCTCCTGCGGGTTGGTGGAGTCGGTGAAGTCCACCACCGAGATGCCGCCCTGGTACCACGCCTGGACCATGATGTCCTTGCCCTTGACCGGGATCAGCGAGCCGTTGTGCGCGACGCAGTTCTCGGTGTCGGCCTGGTACCGCGAGATCTTGAAGTAGCTCCTGAAGTCGAGCCGGCCGTTCCTGATGTCGAAGATGGCGTCGGCGCCCCGGTTCGGTCCGGTGGCCTCGTTGCAGGTGGCCCCGCCGCCGCCGCCGAGCTCGTCGGTGAAGACGACCTTGGTGCCGGTGTTGTTGAACGTCGCCGAGTGCCAGAACGCGAAGTTCGGGTCGGTGACGCGGGCCGTGACCACCGGGTTCGCCCGGTCGGAGATGTCGAACAGCACGCCGTCGCCCATGCAGGCCCCGGCGGCGACGTCCTTCTCCGGGTAGACGGTGATGTCGTGGCAGCCGCTGGTCGGCAACAGCAGGCCCGGCTGGGTCTCGTTGCCTCCGTCGGGGAAGACCACGGGGGTGGCGACGACCGCCGCCGCCGCCGGGTCGCGCAGCGGCACCTTGACGATCGAGATCTTGTCGTGCGGCGGCTGGCAGTCGGGGAAACTCGCCGACGGGTTGTAGGAGGAGGCGTAGAGATAGACGTTGCGCCGGTCGCGGCCCTTGCCCGGGACGAGGGTCAGGGTATGGGAACCGCAGTTGGTCTCCACCGCCTTGACGTACTTCGGATTCTTCTTGTCACTGATGTCGAAGATCCGGATGCCCTCCCACGACTCCTTGACCGCCGCGCTCTGCGCGACGCTGTTGCAGGAGTCGTCGCTGCGGGAGTTGTCGACGGCGGTGAAGAGCAGGTCGCCGTAGACTGACACGTCCATCTGGGAGCCGGGACACACGACGCTGCTGACGACCTTGGTCCGCTCCGGACGGCTGATGTCGTAGATCGAGAAACCACCGTAGTTGCCGACGTAGGCGTAGTCGCCCTGGAAGGCGATGTCGGTGTTGATGGTGGTCTCCAGCCCGGCGGGCTTGGGGACGTTGGCCACATGTGACACGTTCGGGCTGGTGACGACCTCGCCGACCGGCGGGATGTCGGCGGCCTGGGCGGACACCGCCGGCATCAGCAGCGCGGCGGCGGTGGCCACCACGGCCGACGTCCGGCCGATTCCACGGAGAGCGAGCACCCGGTACCTCCATTGTGGGGAGACGTAAAGTGCAGAGAACCGACGAAATTGTCCTTCTTAACCGGCAAATAAACCAGATGTCAGCTTGTAAGGATAAGGATCTGGTTTGATGCCTCACTCTACGTGTAGCGGGTCACCGGGACCCGTGAACAGCCACCGGGCCCGCCCGGTGCGGGCGAGCCCGGTGCGGACTGTGGGGACCGCGGCCCCCACCGCCCAGAGGTGATCAGTCGTCGCCGTGGTCGCTGTGGCCGTACTCCCGGTAGGAAGCCTGGGTCTGCGCGTTCAGGATGTCGACCTTGACGCCGTTCGCCTTGTTCGTGCGCGGGTCATTGATCTTGAGGACGTCGAGCCCCAGGTTGAAGTCGCTGCCGTAGATGTAGCCGTTGTAGTAGTACGCGGACCAGAATCCACCGCTCAGCGCGGGGGCGGTGCTGTCGGGGCCGCGCTCGAAGAAGGCGATCTCCTGCGGGTTGGTGGAGTCGGTGAAGTCCACCACCGAGATGCCGCCCTGGTACCAGGCCTGGACCATGATGTCCTTGCCCTTGACCGGGATCAGCGAGCCGTTGTGCGCGACGCAGTTCTCGGTGTCGGCCTGGTGGCGCGAGATCTTGAAGTAGCCCTTGAAGACGAGCCGGCCGTCCTCGATGTCGTAGTAGGCGTTGGCGCCGCGGTTCGGGCCGATCGCCTCGTTGCAGGTGGCCGCGCTGCCGCCGCCGAGCTCGTCGGTGAAGACGACCTTGGTGCCGGCGTTGTTGAACGTCGCCGAGTGCCAGAACGCGAAGTTCTCGTCGTCCCGGGCGGTCGCGGTGACCTTCGGGTTCACCGGGTCGGAGACGTCCATCAGGATGCCCTCGCCCATGCAGGCGCCGGCGGCCATGTTCTTCTCCGGGAAGACCGTGATGTCGTGGCAGCCGGTGGTCGCCGACGTGCGGTAGGGGTA
Coding sequences:
- a CDS encoding LVIVD repeat-containing protein — encoded protein: MFTPRRKGLSGRFLVVAGVAAAMVLSAVPAQAADIPAPGEIVMSPNVEHVTNIPKPATLTDIHTDMAFQGDYAYVGNYSGFSIYDVRKPKRTSLVSSVVCPGGQMDMAVYGNLLFGAVDSSRNNDSCSSTSQSASVKESWEGIRIFDISDKKNPKYVKAVETNCGSHTLTLLPGKGRDRDNVYVYISSYSPSASFPDCQPPHDKISIVKVPLRDPAAAAVVATPNLFPDGGNPGEPTQQYPYRTSATTGCHDITVFPEKNMAAGACMGEGILMDVSDPVNPKVTATARDDENFAFWHSATFNNAGTKVVFTDELGGGSAATCNEAIGPNRGANAYYDIEDGRLVFKGYFKISRHQADTENCVAHNGSLIPVKGKDIMVQAWYQGGISVVDFTDSTNPQEIAFFERGPDSTAPALSGGFWSAYYYNGYIYGSDFNLGLDVLKINDPRTNKANGVKVDILNAQTQASYREYGHSDHGDD
- a CDS encoding LVIVD repeat-containing protein — its product is MLALRGIGRTSAVVATAAALLMPAVSAQAADIPPVGEVVTSPNVSHVANVPKPAGLETTINTDIAFQGDYAYVGNYGGFSIYDISRPERTKVVSSVVCPGSQMDVSVYGDLLFTAVDNSRSDDSCNSVAQSAAVKESWEGIRIFDISDKKNPKYVKAVETNCGSHTLTLVPGKGRDRRNVYLYASSYNPSASFPDCQPPHDKISIVKVPLRDPAAAAVVATPVVFPDGGNETQPGLLLPTSGCHDITVYPEKDVAAGACMGDGVLFDISDRANPVVTARVTDPNFAFWHSATFNNTGTKVVFTDELGGGGGATCNEATGPNRGADAIFDIRNGRLDFRSYFKISRYQADTENCVAHNGSLIPVKGKDIMVQAWYQGGISVVDFTDSTNPQEIGFFERGPEPNGGGGGIWSAYYYNGYIYGSDFHHGLDVLKISDRRTDPARSVRLDRLNVQTQASYRQGHGH
- a CDS encoding LacI family DNA-binding transcriptional regulator; protein product: MARIKDVAAHAGVSVATVSRVLNDNPSVTEETRTRVYAAMRELNYVPNAVARSLRTEATKTLGLIIGDIVNPFFAELARAVEDAARAAGYTVIIGNADERAEEQDHYVRTLLEQRVDGLLICPTAEVTPLVQEIARSGGPLVFLDRTLPGVHVPSVRVDGTDAIRALVAHLRELGHRRIGFISGPARLSTGRERTDAFLVAMAEHGLEIRPEYIEAGDFRSGSGRALTARLLDLPEPPEVIFAGDNLMTLGALDEIRARGLRIPEDVALASFDDVSWFPHVTPPVTAISQPAAELGKRGVRVILDRLGGRPAESVALPAVLVVRQSCGEGRNVS
- a CDS encoding RDD family protein, encoding MSDVVTGEAVVVEVRTAQIPSRAAALLIDMAVQLVTLFGASFVVGALVFTADEALVTMIYIALTVLVLVGYPVIFETLSRGRSLGKLALGLRVVSDDGSPERFRQALFRGLAGVLEFWTLSGAPALISSLISEKGKRLGDIFAGTIVISERGPRQYGPLLEMPPQLAAWAATLELSRLPEGVAATARQYLLRWHDLSPVVQHEMGARITAEMSAFVSPPPPPGVPPFAYLTAVLAERRRRDQIRLARQADARRHPAQQPSQAQGQGPHPYQPQPGPQAPGPHRPHWQTPAPQPYQQAPHQPQPQRAPGPMAPPAHRSPGPTPGGFVPPA